The following proteins are co-located in the Vidua macroura isolate BioBank_ID:100142 chromosome 1, ASM2450914v1, whole genome shotgun sequence genome:
- the LOC128818442 gene encoding histamine H3 receptor-like produces the protein MHNSTAEIPHAAATCNETWPTQPPSSKFSLGVLVLLAFLMVLLCLVTILGNMLVILAFIMDRNLRHRSNYFFLNLAVSDFAVGVFCMPLYIPYSLTGKWHLGRGICKLWLVMDYLLCTASVFNIVLISYDRFLSVTKAVSYRAQQGITSNPAIEMVAIWLFAFLLYCPAILLWEHVARRSVVEVDQCYAEFFDNWYFLLCASTLEFFVPLLLVTCFNVHIFHNIQRRQRRGSVQDCEPPRSSSLSWRLCGLLRPGASSPSSEAEDSVSSSTRPKKESLGTDCSFPSRDNSVTPENDFSVSFCAKTRSKLQRDKKIAKSLAIIVGVFAICWAPYSLLMIIHGPCQGTCVHNLLYEATFWLLWINSSLNPFLYPLCHVKFRMAFLKILCRKKFATLRSGSF, from the exons ATGCACAACAGCACTGCCGAAATTCCGCACGCGGCTGCGACGTGTAACGAGACTTGGCCCACCCAGCCTCCAAGCTCCAAGTTCTCCCTGGGTGTGTTGGTGCTGCTGGCTTTCCTCATGGTGCTGCTGTGTCTGGTGACCATCCTTGGAAACATGCTGGTGATCCTTGCTTTCATTATGGACAGAAACCTCAGGCATCGGAGTAACTATTTCTTTCTGAATCTTGCTGTTTCTGACTTTGCAGTGG GTGTGTTCTGCATGCCCCTCTACATCCCTTATAGCCTGACAGGAAAATGGCACTTGGGAAGAGGCATCTGCAAGCTTTGGCTGGTTATGGACTATCTCCTCTGCACAGCTTCAGTATTTAACATTGTTCTTATCAGCTATGACCGTTTCCTGTCAGTTACTAAAGCT GTATCTtacagagcccagcagggaaTAACATCCAACCCTGCCATTGAGATGGTGGCCATCTGGCTATTTGCCTTCCTCCTGTACTGCCCAGCCATCCTGCTTTGGGAGCACGTGGCCAGACGCAGCGTGGTAGAGGTGGATCAGTGCTATGCTGAGTTCTTTGACAACTGGTACTTCCTCCTGTGTGCTTCCACCCTGGAGTTCTTTGTGCCGCTGCTCTTGGTGACCTGCTTCAACGTGCACATCTTCCACAACATCCAGAGGCGCCAGCGGCGTGGCAGCGTGCAGGACTGTGAGCCtccaaggagcagcagcctgtcctggagGCTTTGTGGCTTGCTGAGGCCAGGGGCATCATCTCCTTCATCAGAAGCAGAGGACAGTGTTTCTTCTTCCACGAGACCAAAGAAAGAGTCTTTGGGAACTGACTGCTCATTTCCATCCAGAGACAATTCTGTAACCCCAGAAAAtgacttttctgtttccttctgtgCAAAGACCAGATCAAAACTGCAGCGGGACAAGAAAATAGCGAAGTCTCTTGCCATCATTGTCGGTGTGTTTGCCATTTGCTGGGCCCCATACTCTTTATTAATGATTATCCATGGGCCCTGCCAGGGAACTTGTGTCCATAACTTGCTGTATGAAGCAACGTTTTGGCTTTTGTGGATCAATTCTTCTTTGAACCCATTTCTTTACCCTCTCTGTCATGTTAAATTTCGAATGGCTTTTCTGAAAATACTATGTCGCAAAAAGTTTGCAACATTGAGATCAGGTTCTTTttag